The segment ATCCCTGTTATTTGATAGGCAATTTCTTTGACGAGCGGGCGATGATACCCCTACTTCAAAGCAGAAATGACTATTTTGCTCTATTATGTGTGTACTTAAAAAAATTAATGCTTTGCTTCCTCTTTGGTGAGATAACCTTGGCGGTGAACACTGCTAAAGTCGCCAAGCCTTACGTAGATAGTCTCAGAGTCAGTCCCTTAATCTTTCACTTTTATTTTTATGAATCCCTAGCGTATCTGGCAGCGGTCAATGCCAAGGACTCCGTGAGTGAAGTTACTACGGAGTTTCCCCGACAACAACTGCTCCAAAAAGTGCAGCAAAATCAGAACCAATTGCGGAAATGCGCCCATTACGCTCCTATGAACTATTTGCAGAAATATCTGCTAGTGGAAGCTGAACGTTATCGGGTACTGGGGAAAGACAATTTGGCAATGGAGATGTACGACAAAGCTATCACCAAAGCCAAAGAAAACGACTACATCCACGAAGTTGCTATAGCTTACGAACTCGCCGCCAAATTTTATCTATCCAAAGGGAAAGAACTGATAGCAAAAGCTTATATGCAAGAAGCTCGCTATCACTATCAACTCTGGGGTGCAGCTGCTAAAGTCAAACATTTAGACCAACAATACTCGCAATTATTAAGTACAACTCAAACAAAAATCAAAGACGCTAAAACTTCCGCCGGAGTAACGACTACTGGTTCTGGTAGCAACCTCGATCTTGCCTCAGTAATGAAAGCATCCCAAGCAATTTCTGGCGAAATCGTGCTGGATAAATTACTTTCTAGCTTGATGAAGATTCTCATCGAGAATGCCGGAGCGCAAACGGGCTACCTGATTTTGTCAGAGCGGGGAAAACTACTAATTGAAGCATCAGGAACAATAGACGAAGAACAGGTGACAGTGTTGCGATCGCTTCCCGTTTCCAAATGTCAAACACTTTCTGAAACGATTGTCAATTATGTGGCACGAACTCAAGAAACTGTAGTGCTAAATGATGCTACCCGTGAAGGCAAATTTACCAACGATTCTTATATCAAGGAGCATCAGCCTAAGTCAATTTTATGCTTACCTCTGATTAATCAAGGCAGACTAATCAGTATAGTTTATTTGGAAAATAACCGCTCGATCGGGGCTTTTGCACCTGAAAGACAGGAAATTTTAAATCTGCTTTCATCTCAAGCAGCAATTTCTATAGAAAACGCTCAACTCTACAATAATATGGCGAAACTGAACCGAGCTTACGAGCGTTTTGTCCCCAGTCAATTTCTCCAATTTTTAGATAAATCAAGCATTGTTGACGTGGAATTAGGCGATCAAGTGCAGTTAGAAATGTCGGTGCTGTTTTCCGACATTCGCGATTTCACTACTTTGTCAGAAAAAATGACGCCAGAAGAGAATTTCAAGTTTATCAATTCCTATCTTTCACGCATGGAACCTGTCATTACTGAAAATCACGGTTTTATTGATAAATATATTGGCGATGCAATTATGGCTTTATTTAGTGGCGAAGCTGATAATGCAGTGAAAGCTGGCATTGCCATGCTAAACCAACTGCCACAATACAATCAACATCGCGCTAATTGTGGCTACGTGCCAATTCAAATTGGGATTGGCATTAATACAGGTTTGTTGATGTTGGGAACCGTTGGCGGACAAAATCGCATGGATGGTACGGTGATTAGCGATGCGGTGAATTTAGCTTCTCGCGTGGAAGGGTTAACTAAAAATTATGGCGTGTCGCTGTTAATCACCGAACAAACTTATTCGCGTTTGACAAATCCGGCTAACTATGCGATTCGCACGATCGACACGGTGAAAGTCAAGGGGAAATCTCAAGGGGTGACGGTTTATGAGGTTTTCGATGCCGATTTACCGGAAATTAAAGAGGGGAAATTAACTACTCTGCCATTGTTTGCAGAAGCTTTGTCATTGTACGCTGAAGGGAAGTTCGCTGAAGCAGGACGGCTGTTTGCAGATTGTTGGCAAAAAAATCCTGGCGATCGCGTTGCTAAAATCTATTTGGAACGTTGCCAAAATAACTAGCAACTGTCACGTATCACGGTAAATAGGTTCTTACGCAGATTCTAGAACTGGGATAGTGCATAATCAAAAGTATTATGCTGGAAAACTCCAATCAGCCTCAAGAAGATGATGTCGTACTTGGCGGACAAACTCCTCCTCCCTTGGATGCGGCGGTATTGGGAGGAGTAGAAGGCGTTAAGCATCGGCTGAAGAGTGACGTAATAGACCATCGAGTTGGGGCGTTAGAAGAAGCGCTCGGTTATGGAGATGCAGGTTTAGAATTAATCATTCAGGCGTTGGATGATCAAGTAGAAGAGGTGCGAAATCTTGCTGCTTTATTGTTCGGACAAACGGCACAAATTTATTTACTTAAGAATAATGTCGGTCTTTGGAATAAGTGGAGAGCGCGGAATTTTTTTGAAGCCGATTTGCGAGAGGCTAATTTAAGCGGAATTAATCTCAGTGGTGCTGATTTGAGGAGGGCAAAATTGAGCGATGCTAATTTGAGTGGGGCTGACCTGTCTTTTGCTAATTTACACTCGGCTAATTTAAAAGGAGCTAATCTGCAAGGTGCGGATTTGCGAAAGGCGAAACTGATCGAAGCTAATTTGTGGGGAGTTAATTTGACATCTGCGAAATTGAGTGAGGCTACTTTTTGGAAAGCTGATTTGAGGAAAGCTAAGTTAATTAACGCGGATCTGACATTAGCAGATTTGTGTGAAGCTAAATTGAGTGAAGCTAACTTTACGTTTGCGAATCTTAGTGAAGCTGATTTGCAAAAGGCTAATTTGAGTAAGACTTGTTTTTGGAAGGCAAATCTTTGGAAGGTTGAATTGAGAGGGGCTAATTTTCAGGGGACAACTATGCCGGATGGGAAAATTCTTGATTAGCGCTCCGCCTATACGTATAATATTACGTAAACATTGGCCGAAGTGCAGTCCGCATTATAACTATGCTTATCAGAGCTTCAGGTAGTATTTACGGTGATGAGTTAATTACAGCAACTGAATTGAATCGGCAGCCAGGGCGGGTGTTAGATACGGCTTGGGAACGTCCGGTGACAATTACTCGCAACGAACAACATTTTGCCTTGTTGCGTCGCGATCGCATGACGTATATGGTGAAGGCAGCTACGATGAGCCAAGTTGTATTTGAGGCGATCGATGTTGCCTATAGATTACGCTTGGGAGAACAAATTGATTCGGCGCATTCATTCGGATGGCTAAGGGAATTTGATTCGGATGAACTAACTGAATTTATTACAGAAGTAGAAAGTGCGTATCGCCTTGTGGGAGAGGAATCAGAAGGGTGGGATAAGCTGGATGCACTGATTCATGAGTGGCATGAAAGCGCGATCGCAATTAGTAGCGAAGCACTCGCCGCAGCTTTCGATGATGAAGTTGATGAAGCGTTACTGACAAAGCCAATCAGTGAAAACACTCTAGAATCAGCTGAAGTATGACTCATTCCTCTCCAAAAGAACCCAATGAAGAAGGAAATGTGGGGCAGCCAGAGGAACAACTAACAGGATATATTTCCTCTAGTTTGGTGATACCACCAGAGGAACAATTAACAACACCACCAATTACGGCTGATACTGAAGAAAACTTTGCCGAAGAAGCAACAAAAGTACCTGCATCGACTTGGTTAGTAGTTGCCAAAAATCGACGAGTTAATCGAGATTGGGAAGCGTTGCTCGTGCGTGCGCCAGAAAGTGCTAAACGCTGTTATCAGGATTTATGTACTGTTCCTATGGTGAGAAAACCAAAACGAGTTTTTCCCTTGAAAGGAAAGCGTTATCAGGGCGCGTGGGAATATGAGGTAACTAGTTCCGATCGGGTATTTTATGTACCTGATGAAGAAAAACGCAAAGTACTTGTTTATTATGCAGGAAAACATCCAAAAACGGCTCCTATTCCTCCTTAATAAGGGATAAAAGTGAACTAGAAAAAACTAAAATAAATCAAATAACTGAAATAATAGGGGCAGTGCGGTTGTGAAGTCGTCCTCCAAGGGTGTGTATAAAGTCCAAAATCAGAAGGGTTTAGCTAAAAATAACGATGAAGCTTACCCGTTGTTGGAAATCAATAGAATTCTCAGGGTAGCTGCTTCTAAAGGTACTTATCATGTATCGCCAGGGAAACAAGCAGCGCCGGGATGTCCGAGAATACCGTCATGGCTACAGTTGCGGGGATATCAGCAACAAGCGATCGCAAATTGGTTTGGCAATAATGGAAGAGGGACGTTGAAGATGGCGACTGGTAGCGGAAAGACGATTACCGGATTAGCGATCGCAACTGAACTTTATCATAAAATTGGTTTGCAAGTTCTTTTAGTAGTTTGTCCTTATCGCCATTTAGTTAGCCAATGGGCGCGAGAATGCGAGAAATTTGGTATTAACGAGCCAATTTTAGCATTTGAAAGTTTGCGGCGCTGGCAAGATAAACTTTCCACTCAACTATATAATGTGCACTCTGGTAATCAACCATTTTTGACCGTAATTACTACCAATTCAACATTAATTAGTGATGGTTTTCAATCACAACTAAATTATTTGCCCCAAAAAACCTTAATTATCGGAGATGAAGCGCATAATTTAGGTGCACCTCGCTTAGAAGAAAGTTTACCTCGTAATATTGGATTGCGGCTAGCTTTATCTGCAACACCAGAAAGATATTTTGATGAAGACGGTACGCAATCTTTATTTGATTATTTTGGCACGGTTTTGCAACCTGAATTTACCTTGAGAGATGCGATTCAACAAGGAGCGTTAGTACATTATCTTTATCATCCAATTTTAGTAGAATTAACTGAAGCAGAGAGTCAGAGTTATATAAAAATAACTAAAAAAATTGGTCGTTCTTTGATATATCGTCAGCGGGAAGGACAACCAGATAGCATTTTCGATGAAGAAAATGAAGACCTCAAAACATTGTTGATGAAAAGAGCGAGAATCATCGGTTCTGCTGCTAATAAGTTAGATGCTTTACGCGACTTAATGTATAACAGATTAGATACTAGCCACACTTTATTTTATTGCGGTGATGGTTCGATGGAAAGCACCCATCAATTAAAGGCAGTAACCAGAATTTTAGGAACTGAATTAGGATATAGAGTCAACACTTATACAGCAGAAACTTCTTTGGAAGAAAGAGAGATTTTGCGATGCCAATTTGAAACAGGAGAATTGCAAGGTTTAGTGGCAATTCGATGTTTAGATGAAGGAGTAGATATTCCCGCCATTCAAACAGCCGTAATTTTAGCAAGTAGTGGAAATCCTCGCCAATTTATTCAGCGACGCGGTAGAGTTTTGCGTCCTCATCCAGGGAAAGAAAGAGCAACTTTATTTGACATGATAGTATTACCTCCAGAGTTAGATAGAGAAACCTTGCAAGTCGAACGCAACTTATTAAGAAGAGAATTAAGAAGACTAGTTGAATTTGCTGATTTAGCAGATAACGCAGGAGAAGCAAGAATGAAATTACTTAGTTTGCAAAAACGATATGGCTTATTAGATATTTGATAATTTAAGAACCGCAGATGAAATCCTTTATCCATGAACCTCACAAAAAAGATAACACCAACATCTGCATTCATATGTGGACATCTGCGGTAAAAAGCACCAACCTAACATCCCACAAAAAATATCAAAACAACATCTGTGTTTATCTGTGTTCATCTGTGGACATCTGTGGTAAAAAAAATATATAGCTTTCACCGAATCTTATCATAATGAACGAAGAAATCAGTCTAAGCTACGTCCAAGAACCCATTACAACCGCACCTCCAGAAGTGCGACAAATTATTGAACGAGTAAAACAAGCTGAAAAAGATAAACTTTATATGCCAAAACCAAAAGGCATTAATGACGACATTCTCACGATTATTAAGGAATGCGTTAAATGAGGTTAATTTCTATTAAACTTTGTAATTTTCGTTGTTTTTATGGTAAAACGCCAGAAATTTTACTGGCTGGAGAAGAACAGCGAAATACTACAGTTATTCACGGTAATAACGGTGCTGGTAAAACTACTCTTTTGAATGGGTTTACTTGGGTGCTATATGAAAAATTTACGGCTGCTTTTGCTTCGGAAGAACAATTAGTAAATAAAAGAGCGATCGCAGAAGCAAAAACCGGAGAAACTATCGAATGTTGGGTAGAAATTGTTTGGGAACACTTCGGTAAACGCTATCGCGCCAAACGGGAATGTCGCGCCTACAAAGGTGACATCATCGAACAAGGAGAAAGCAAACTATATATGCAGATAGCTGGCGATGATGGCAGATGGCAATTTCCTCAACAGCTTCCGGAAGATATTATCGGACGAATTTTACCGGAAAGTTTGCATCAATATTTCTTTTTCGATGGAGAAAGAATCGAAAGATTTGTTCGTTCTGATAACAAAATCGAAATTGCGGAAGCAACGAAAACCATGCTGGGGATGGAAGTATTGGAACGTTCCATCAAGCATTTGAAGGAAGCTAGAAAAACTTTGGAAGAAGAGTTAAAGGCAATTGGCAATACAGAAACGCGCAAACTCTTAAAGCAAAAGGAACAAAAAGAAAAAGAAATTGACCGATTAACTAATCGCCAAACTGAAATTAGTCAGGAATTAGCACATCAACAGACTTTGAAGAAAGAAACTAGTACTCGTTTTCGCGATGTCAGCGGTGCGAAAGATTTAGAAGAAAGACGCAAGGAGTTAGGAGAAGAAAAAGGAAGAAATGTTACTAAGTTGAAACAAAGTCAGGAAACATTGCAAAAAGCTATTTCCACTAGAGGTTATACAGTTTTACTGCCAGAAATTACTGCTGAGTTCCGTGCGATCGTGAACGATCTAAAACAGCGGGGTGATTTAACATCTGGCATTTCACGAGAATTTATTTATGATTTATTGAATTCTCAAATCTGCATTTGTGGCGCTGAATTAAATGAGGGAAATCATTTCCATCAAAATGTAATTAATTGGCTGAATAAAGCAAGTATTGCAGCGGTGGAAGAAACGGCTATCCGCACGATCGCACAAGTGGATGAAGTGGACAAGCAAGCACTAAATTTTTGGGA is part of the Leptolyngbyaceae cyanobacterium genome and harbors:
- a CDS encoding AAA family ATPase — translated: MRLISIKLCNFRCFYGKTPEILLAGEEQRNTTVIHGNNGAGKTTLLNGFTWVLYEKFTAAFASEEQLVNKRAIAEAKTGETIECWVEIVWEHFGKRYRAKRECRAYKGDIIEQGESKLYMQIAGDDGRWQFPQQLPEDIIGRILPESLHQYFFFDGERIERFVRSDNKIEIAEATKTMLGMEVLERSIKHLKEARKTLEEELKAIGNTETRKLLKQKEQKEKEIDRLTNRQTEISQELAHQQTLKKETSTRFRDVSGAKDLEERRKELGEEKGRNVTKLKQSQETLQKAISTRGYTVLLPEITAEFRAIVNDLKQRGDLTSGISREFIYDLLNSQICICGAELNEGNHFHQNVINWLNKASIAAVEETAIRTIAQVDEVDKQALNFWEDVDREQANINQIKQEISRIETQIEDISDRLRKNPAEEIRNLQKRLDEIEGKIRELTLEEGENKQKITDLTNEVEVLAKQIAKQEMNEARQVLTQRRIEATQDAIDRLILFRTRLDHHFRSQLEKRVQEIFSSISFKPYSPKISEKYELSLVENTAGNEANVAASTGENQILSLSFIGGIIDRVREWSKEEMMVPDSSTFPIVMDSPFGSLDEIYRRQIAKIIPQLANQLVVLVTNTQWRGEVKEEMTKRIGREYVLTYYSSKPDCQEDLIELDGVRYALIKQSPNEFEYTEIVEVEYEF
- a CDS encoding DNA phosphorothioation system restriction enzyme, producing the protein MYKVQNQKGLAKNNDEAYPLLEINRILRVAASKGTYHVSPGKQAAPGCPRIPSWLQLRGYQQQAIANWFGNNGRGTLKMATGSGKTITGLAIATELYHKIGLQVLLVVCPYRHLVSQWARECEKFGINEPILAFESLRRWQDKLSTQLYNVHSGNQPFLTVITTNSTLISDGFQSQLNYLPQKTLIIGDEAHNLGAPRLEESLPRNIGLRLALSATPERYFDEDGTQSLFDYFGTVLQPEFTLRDAIQQGALVHYLYHPILVELTEAESQSYIKITKKIGRSLIYRQREGQPDSIFDEENEDLKTLLMKRARIIGSAANKLDALRDLMYNRLDTSHTLFYCGDGSMESTHQLKAVTRILGTELGYRVNTYTAETSLEEREILRCQFETGELQGLVAIRCLDEGVDIPAIQTAVILASSGNPRQFIQRRGRVLRPHPGKERATLFDMIVLPPELDRETLQVERNLLRRELRRLVEFADLADNAGEARMKLLSLQKRYGLLDI
- a CDS encoding pentapeptide repeat-containing protein, producing the protein MLENSNQPQEDDVVLGGQTPPPLDAAVLGGVEGVKHRLKSDVIDHRVGALEEALGYGDAGLELIIQALDDQVEEVRNLAALLFGQTAQIYLLKNNVGLWNKWRARNFFEADLREANLSGINLSGADLRRAKLSDANLSGADLSFANLHSANLKGANLQGADLRKAKLIEANLWGVNLTSAKLSEATFWKADLRKAKLINADLTLADLCEAKLSEANFTFANLSEADLQKANLSKTCFWKANLWKVELRGANFQGTTMPDGKILD